The genomic interval GCGTATCCGCGCTTCTACGCCTCGCGGCGCAACTACGACATCGCCCAGGGCCTGGACAGCGCCGGCCAACCGCGCAGCGGCGTGCTGGAACAGTCCTGGCGCATGGGCGGGGCGAGCAGCGCCGAGGTGGCGGCGCTGCAGTGCTTCGTCAACGACCCGCAGATGCCGGCGGTCTATGTCTCATCCGTGGAAACCTACACCGACCGGGCCCTGCCGGCGGACGCCATCGAGGTCTACCGGGGCCCGGCGGAGCACAGCGGTTTCCTCCTCAAATATGTGACGGTCAACGCCTATGACGGCCAGAAGCGAAAGCATTCACATCGACATTGACGACGAACAGATGAGCGGGACGTTCCTCAGCCCCAAGTCCAAGGTGCCCGGCGTGCTGTTCGTGCACGGCTGGGGCGGCAGCCAGGAGCGCGACCTGGAACGCGCCAAGGGCATCGCAGGGTTGGGGTGCGTGTGCCTGACGTTCGACCTGCGCGGCCACACCGGCGGCACCGGCATCCCCTTGAGCCGGGTCACCCGCGAAGACAACCTGCGCGACCTGCTGGCGGCCTACGACCGCCTGCTGGCCCACCCGGCGCTCGACACCTCGGCCATCGCCGTGGTCGGCACCAGCTACGGCGGCTACCTGGCGGCGATCCTCACCTCGCTGCGCCCGGTGCGCTGGCTGGCGCTGCGGGTGCCGGCGCTGTACCGCGACGAGCAGTGGCACCTGCCCAAGCGCGACCTGGACAAGGCCGACCTACGCGACTACCGCGCCACGTTGGTGCCGGCCGGCAGCAACCGTGCGCTGCACGCCTGTTCGCAGTTCACCGGGGATGTGCTGCTGGTGCAGTCCGAGACCGACGACTACGTGCCCCACGCCACGATCATGAGTTACCGCGCCGCGTGCCAGCAGACCCATTCGCTGACCCACCGCATCATCGACGGCGCCGACCACGGCCTGAGCGACCCGGTCTCGCAGCAGGCCTACACTTCGATCCTGGTCGACTGGATCACCGAAATGGTGGTGGGAGAGCGGTTGAGCATCATCCAGTCCCGCTGAGTCGGGTGGTGCGCCTGCTGGCGCCATCGCCGGGAGGCGGGCGCCCGCGGAACAATGGCGCCGTCTTCAGGAGGCCTTTCTCTCGATTCGCAGCGCCTTGGCCTTGGCCTCCACCACCAGGTACATCACCACCGTGATCAGCAGCGGCAGCAGGAAATAGACCGCCCGGTACGCCAGCAGCCCCGCCACCAGGCTGCCCCGCGACGCCTCGTGCTGGAGCAGGGCGACGAACACCGCCTCCAGCACGCCGAGCCCCGCCGGAATGTGGGTGACGACCCCGGCGATCGCGCTGATCAGCAGCACCCCCAGCACCAGCGGATAGTCGAGCTTGCCCGGCAGCAGGGTGAAGATCACCGCCGCCATCAGCGACCAGTTGAAGGCGCCCAGCAGCAGTTGCAGCACCGCCATGCGCAGCGACGGCAAGTTGATTTCCACGCCCCGCACCGACCATTCCCGGCGCCGGGAAAACCGGCACGCCGCCAGGTAGCCGGCGCTGGCCAGCAACAGCAGGGCGCCCACCCCTTGCAGCGCATCGCTGCTCAGTTTCCAGCCCGGCGGCAGGTTCACCAGGCCGCTGCTGAACACGATGCCGGCGATGGTCATGTAGCCGAACCAGTTGGTGGCCAGGCTCAGGCCGAGGATCTTGGCGATGTTGCCCTTGCTGACGCCCAGCCGCGAGTACAGCCGGTAGCGCATGGCGATGCCGCCGACCCAGGCGCTGAGGTTGAGGTTGAAGGCGTAGCTGATCAGGCCCACCGGCAGGATCTGTTTCCAGGTCAGGTCCTGGCGGATGTAGGTGCGGCCGATCAGGTCGAAGCTGGCGTACACCAGAAAGCTAAGCAGCGTCAGGCCGGAGGCGATGAGCAGCGTGCGGGCCTTGAAGTCGGCCAGGGTCTGCAGCACTTCGGCCCATTCGATGCGGCTGGCGAACATCGTCAGCAGCACGATCAGCGCCAGGAAGAACAGCAGCGTCAGCGGGCGCTTCCAGCGATGCCGGCGGGAGCGGTCCGGCGTTGCCGGATGCGCCGTTTCAGTCAGGCGGCTCATCGGGTTTCGCTGCCTGGCGCTCGGGTGAACGGCGCCAGCCTGGGCTTGTGCGCCGGCAACCAACCGGCCATGGCCGGGAAGTGGCGCAGGAAGTGAAACACCAGCAAGCCCACGGTCATGCGCCAGAGCCGCCCGCGCGGCACGCTGGCGGGATCGACCGCCCGGCAATGGTCGCGGCTGAGCTGTTCCAGGTGTTCATGCAGTTCGCGGTTGAACGTGCGGTCGCGGATCAGCACGTTGGCCTCCAGGTTCAGCGACAGGCTCAACGGATCGAGGTTGCTCGACCCGACGGTGCTCCAGTCTTCGTCCGCCAGCGCGACCTTGCCGTGCAGCGGGCGCTCGCAGTACTCGTGGATCTGCACCCCGGCCCGGAGCAGGTAGTCGTAGGTCAGGCGTGCGGCGAGCTTGGCCACCTGCATGTCCGGCTGGCCCTGGAGGATCAGCCGCACCTCGACGCCGCGCCGGGCCGCGTTGCGGATCTCGCGCAGCAGCCGGTAGCCGGGGAAGAAATACGCGTTGGCGATCACCACCCGACGCCGGGCGCTGCGCAGCACTTGCAGGTACACGTCCTCGATGTCGCGGGGGTGGCGGTCGTTGTCGCGGAACACCAGCCGCACCTGACCGTCGTGCCCGTCCAGCGCCAGTTGCGCACGGCGGTCGCGGCGGCGCAGCCACCAGAAC from Pseudomonas ekonensis carries:
- a CDS encoding alpha/beta hydrolase family protein produces the protein MTARSESIHIDIDDEQMSGTFLSPKSKVPGVLFVHGWGGSQERDLERAKGIAGLGCVCLTFDLRGHTGGTGIPLSRVTREDNLRDLLAAYDRLLAHPALDTSAIAVVGTSYGGYLAAILTSLRPVRWLALRVPALYRDEQWHLPKRDLDKADLRDYRATLVPAGSNRALHACSQFTGDVLLVQSETDDYVPHATIMSYRAACQQTHSLTHRIIDGADHGLSDPVSQQAYTSILVDWITEMVVGERLSIIQSR
- the clsB gene encoding cardiolipin synthase ClsB, with the translated sequence MSSAPLEKSGLAPVPAAPVREPGAVEVDYGWQGNNRVELLVNGEAYFPKVFAALRGAQSEILLETFIVFEDKVGLELQQILIDAARRGVRTTVNFDGFGCGELSAGYLAALSEAGVHLQIFDPAPKRLGIRTNWFRRLHRKIVVVDGQIAFMGGINFSGDHLADFGPEAKQDYSVQIQGPAVADIHHFALLQSGRPGRARFWWLRRRDRRAQLALDGHDGQVRLVFRDNDRHPRDIEDVYLQVLRSARRRVVIANAYFFPGYRLLREIRNAARRGVEVRLILQGQPDMQVAKLAARLTYDYLLRAGVQIHEYCERPLHGKVALADEDWSTVGSSNLDPLSLSLNLEANVLIRDRTFNRELHEHLEQLSRDHCRAVDPASVPRGRLWRMTVGLLVFHFLRHFPAMAGWLPAHKPRLAPFTRAPGSETR
- a CDS encoding lysylphosphatidylglycerol synthase domain-containing protein, whose protein sequence is MSRLTETAHPATPDRSRRHRWKRPLTLLFFLALIVLLTMFASRIEWAEVLQTLADFKARTLLIASGLTLLSFLVYASFDLIGRTYIRQDLTWKQILPVGLISYAFNLNLSAWVGGIAMRYRLYSRLGVSKGNIAKILGLSLATNWFGYMTIAGIVFSSGLVNLPPGWKLSSDALQGVGALLLLASAGYLAACRFSRRREWSVRGVEINLPSLRMAVLQLLLGAFNWSLMAAVIFTLLPGKLDYPLVLGVLLISAIAGVVTHIPAGLGVLEAVFVALLQHEASRGSLVAGLLAYRAVYFLLPLLITVVMYLVVEAKAKALRIERKAS